The sequence below is a genomic window from Crassostrea angulata isolate pt1a10 unplaced genomic scaffold, ASM2561291v2 HiC_scaffold_1, whole genome shotgun sequence.
GGGCGGGACATCCCCAGCAGATTCGGACCTGAGTTCTTCCAGCGTATCCCGACGCAGAGAGGGACCCAAACTGAGGCCCTACAGGTGAGGGGATGAACACTGAATCAATAGGTTGTCAAATTGATGGTAAATGTGTCTCACATTCATGTTatgtgttgttttgtttgtcaGGCCCCCGGGGAGTCGGGAGGTGTATTACACGGAAACAGACGACTCAGTGGCTGACAGCGTGACCACCATGGAGAGCACCCACACAGGTAGGTTAAGGTCACACAACCGCACCAAACCCCGTCACCTATGATGCTTCACAGTCGTACTCTTTGGCTTGCTATACAGATATAACATATTCCAATTTTAGTTCAGAAAAATATTCTTGCATGTTGTATCTTAGACTTTACTGTGTAGAAATATTGTTATCTGCATGTATCTTGAACTGATCcctaaatctatttttttaGTCTAATTATGTATATCCTTAATTGgtaatgatatatatatgtacagggATTCCTATGAACTGTACATGAAGCAGCAGGAGTTTCTCACTGTTCACTTATTCACTTTACTAATCCTCTGTCCCCTTTCAGTCTCCATCAGGCGATATTTACGAGGAAGTAGATTGTCGCGTAGTCAAGGTAACAGATATGATTAACAGCTGATATGTCCTAACTGTCTTTCCCTCTGAGTTTTATAGTTTTGTTAACACTGGCTGATGGGTTTTGTCTTGTACATTAGATGTTAAGTGTACTGTGTATGAAATAAGGACAACTGGTATAATCTAGTAGAATTAACATAGAAAGTATATCAGTGTTCCCCACCAATAACCCTCAGAAAATTACTGAAATTCAATCTTCTGATCCCCAGTACAGCCCCTGTAATGATCATTTTACCCTGTATTCTGTCTGAGTGCGTTCTATCTGAGTTTTGTGTTTATTTAGGGTCAGATGACGCGGTGGGTCCTTATATTCCGTCCCAGCACCTGGGAAGTCGACAGGATGGACACCGATCTTCCGGTATCTATGGCAACAGAAGTAATGATGTCGTAGAAGACGCATTGTCAACTATTGAGGAAAAATCTGTGatggtaagattttttttttatatttaggaaataaaACTATTGTAGGAAGCTAACATCATAAATcacaaaaacaattatttatccCATTATGAACATCTGCATCgctacaaaaaaatcatgagaGATAATCCAGTACATGAGTGCACACATTTAGTAATGGAGAGTTGATATTCTAGGATGAAAGAGAGCGTTATGGAGGCATCAACCCATCCAGTCAATTCATGCGAGACAGTGGATTAGAACACAGCAGTCGGGTTCCCATGGCAACAGACCGAGCACCCTCTATTGGCAGTGATCATCCTTCCAATAGAAGTGGCCACTTCAGAGCTAGCAACCCTCTAAGTGGACAGAACTCCACCGCCGGGGCATGGACTGATCGCCCACGCAGCACAGAGGATGCTCTATATGAAGACAGCAGGATGTCAATGACAACGCGCTCTGACCCCGGCGACCAGTTCGCCACACCCAGACGCGTGCGTGATGTTTCGAAACTTTCTGGTCACGCACACGCCAGTGAAGACAACAGCTCTGATAACATTGTGAGAAGTAAATCTAGGTCAGAGACTGACCTGGTTTCTTTAAGCCCAGAGGGAAAGCAAGTTTCCTCATCCCCAGCCACAAAAGGAAGATTGATGGATTTATCCAACCAGCCATCACCCATTCCCCCCAATCAGTCTGCCTATCTTTCATCGTCTTTTCAAGGGGCACTGAATGAAATGCAGCAGAGAAAGCAGAAACAGCAGGATTACTGGACAGAGTCAGTGGAAGAAAAGGAGAGGGGGAAAGAGCCGCTGTCAAGGGAATCTTATAGGAGATCTGATGGAACCAGTGTTCCTTACTCATCCAGAAATCAGGAAGATGAAGTTAGAAGGGGTATTTTGGACAGACGACCAGCAACCCTCAATAGAGGGTCTGAGTATGGAAGAAAGAGCCCTATTGATGATGTGAGGAGGAGAGGAATTGAGGGAGAGGACAGAGGACACCCACAGGAGGAGAGAAAGCCCAGAGGCATGGACAGTAACGGGGAGGACTACCATAGAagtggagagagagaggtgGAGATCCAGGAGATAGTCAGAAGCCGACCGCAGGAAGAGGAGATGTATGACTACACCACCAAAAAACAGGACAAGTCGGATCGATCTACACCTAACCAGTACGACAGGCTAGGGGACATCATGTCCCAGTACCAGAGCCGACCACTAGAGCCGGGCAGGGAATCCCTGGATTACGACTCCAGACCAAAATCAACGGATCCAGGCAGGAACGAGTTCTCTGTCAGATCATCCTACAACCCAAACAGAGGAAATCCGGACTCAAGATCCGGGAGATTGCAGAATTTGGACTTTCCAAAGACGTCAACAAATTCCAGATTTTTGGCAGATGACAATGCACAGTCAGACAGACGACAGGATGTGGATGTTCAAAGGTTTTATTCACGCAATGATTATGATACCATCGGAGGTCAAAGATCAAATGACCGAAGACCTCTTGAACTGGGAACCAACTTAAGTCAGGCCCACAGGGAGTCTGGATTTTACAGTGGACAGAGTGAAAGTGACAAGGAGTACAGGAAAACAAGTCCAGCTGCACTAGATGTCCCAGAAGTGTCAGGTTGTTCTGCTTTGGggcctagtattagtccagtgagTCAGCCATCAAAACTTAGGGAGGATACTCCTTATCGACCCCTTGAACCTGGCAGACACTTGGATGAGCACCCACTGGAGACAGGAAGTGGTATACAATATGGATCTGAGAATGTTCCGTATCAACAGAGATCGGACCTTGACTTTTACCGGTCCTCTTTACCTGACTCAGAGGCAAGTAAAAGGCAACAAAGAGTGTCACCTGAGAATGTAGCCACTGAGAAGAAAAGATCTGACCTAGATATGCAGGGGATTATTGAGAGGGAGAGGGGTAGGCCGTTGGACAGGGGCCAGGACTATCTAGACATGTTTATATCCAGCTCCATAGACCGAGACACACGAGGCAGAGACAGGTCAGGTGAGAGACAGTCTGAAGGTCGGAGGTCAAGAGACAGGTCAGGTGAGAGACAGTCTGAAGGCCGGAGGTCAAGAGACAGATCAGGTGACAGACAGTCTGAAGGTCGGAGGTCAAGGGAGAGATCAGCTGAAAGGTCACACAGGTCAAGATCACCAGCCAATAGAAGCAGTGAAAGAGAACTGCGGGAGTACCTGGTGGATGGAGAGGTCTTCACAGAGCTCCCACAAGTAAGTCTTGGCCTAACTCAGCCTAACTCAGCATGTACTAAAGATGAGTTTATCTATAGACATAATATTTTCTGTAGACATGTCAGatattcaattttctttttctaggTTCCAGATGAGGAGTTTGAAGATATGTTAAGGACAGAGAGGTTAAAGGCCAAGAAAGAGCTAGAAATGATGAGGCAGTAAGTGTAACATCCAATCATTGTGTGAAGTCAAGTGCATGTACCTTTAACAATCCTACCATGTGATTTGATGAATGAAATTATGGTTTTGATTTTCCAGACTGAATAGACCTAAAGGTGGCTTACTGACAGAAGAAGAGGAGAAGACTTTAGGGGCTGAGTTTGACACCATTCCACCCAGCAAGAAAGCCCAGGCCCTGAGAGAGACCCTTGAGAAGGACAGGGACCCCTCAATCCCGCCCAACATCAACGACTTGTGGAGGAAGTTCCAGGAGATGAATGAGACGCATAGTGACAGCAGCATGAACACGTCGCGGATCGAAACCCTGACCAGTCTACTGCAGAACCCAACCAAGCACGTCGTACAGAGGGCGCTGGATGACCGCACGTATCAGAAGGTCAAGGAGAGAAGGGTGGTACAGGGGCTGACCCAGATGGAGAGAGAGAACCAGGCAAAGGAGAGAGAGAACCAACACAGAGAGGTGGAGAAAATCAGGATGGAAAAACAGAAGAGGAGGCAAACACTGAGTGAAGAGGAAGTAAATGGAAGCTACGCAGAGATCCTCGCCAAACAGAAGAAGATGGTGGAAGCTGAGAAAAAGCAGAAAAATAAGGAGAACAAAATGAAAGGAAGCAAAAACGTACAGATTCAGGAGGTCAAGAAACTGGGTGATAGTGCTGATACCCTGTACTCCATCCCAGAAGACACCAGCTTTGAGTCAAGTAGAGGAGTCTCACCAAACGTGATGAGCGAGTCTCAGAAGAAGGTGAAGAGGAGCAGGCAGAAGAACGTGATCGATCCATTGATGGTGAAACTCAGGGACAAAGTGGAGCGACAGAAGAACAAGATTGATGTGGAGAAGAGAAAGGAGATGAAGAGGATGGAGAAACTTCAAAAGTTAGAGATGTTACTTGGTGCTAAAAAGAAAGGAAAGCTCTCAGATAGAGCTATCTCTGCTGAACTGGAGAATGTTTCCACCACCTCAGTGCCACAGTCTGACGATTCTACAACCTTCCTCAACTCAGATTCAACTTTGATGGAGGATTCGGATGATTACAACCCACACGTTCTGGATTCTACTTCATCCAAGGACAGCAGCATTGAAATTCAGAGGACGCGGATCAGGAAACCCAAGGACAACAGAGAATTCCAAAAATCTGCCATGTCTGTAATTCCATTGGATGACTCTGAGTCCCAAAGTGACATTATTATCGTTCGTAGACCAAAAACAAAGGAAAGAAAAGATAGGATCAATGAAGAAGCGGGCCATGTGtcaaggagtcagaaaaaacaCAGAGACAGGGAACTTAAAAAACAGGAAAAAAGAAGCTCTCCAGTGAGGGAGAAATTTCATTTGGAGACCTCCCCCGTCAGAAGCAGGAAGCTGAGGGACATAGGCACCATGTATCCGTCCCCCATCATAGTCAGCCCCCCAACTCTGCGAAGGCGCCCCAAGGAAGTAGCCATGAAGTCTGAGGCAGTGCAGACAGCCAATCGGTCCCTCTCTCCCTCCTATAGTCAGACCATGGTGATACCTGTCCCACTGATGTCTCCAGAGAGTCAGAGGAAAACCAGGAGTTCTGAGCCATCCAGGAGGGGCAAAACTGCAGGACAAAGGGGACCATCTCCAAAATCATCACCCAATAGGTCAAACCTTTTCCCGCGGGAATACACCCCTCCTCGATCTAAATCTCCTTCCAGTAGGTTGACCAATCAGAAAGCTAAGGCAGAATCATATGGTGAGGGTCAGCAGAGAAATAGGTCAACATCGCCgccaaaaaacaaaatgtttgtaCCGGAGTCAGACTCGGAGTATGAAAAGTTTGTGATGAAGACACCAcccaaaaacaaaatgtttacccCCGAAACTCCAGATGATGAATATGCTGCCAGAATGAGAGATAGTCCAAGTAAGTACTAAATGGTCTTGATAATGCAAGTTTAATTGAAAAGTTAGCAGAATATTGTATTCTGGTGACTAAAGATTGGATGCAAGATTTTCCTGTTTGTGCAATTACTATGTACATACTTTAATTTGTTCCCTGTTTCATATAGAGGGCTTAACTTGGTACATTCCCATGGGCAAGGAAACCAAACCCTGGAAAAAGCCCCTCAGAGAAAGGCAGGCTCATGCCGTCCGCAGTGAACCCTGGCAACCCAGCGGAATCAATGACAACCAGTGGAGAAACATTGTAGCCAGAGAAAACCTCGATAAATCACGCGACACAAAGTTTGATCTAAATCCTGATGGAAAACTGATAGAAAACAAGGAGAACGCAATGGAGGAATCAGACGAAGACAATCCGGACACCAAACCCCTCAACAAAATGACTCTACAGGTACGCTATACACCAAACCCCTCAACAAAATGACTCTATGGGTACGCTATACACCAAACCCCTAAACAAAATGACTCTACAGGTACGCTATACACCATACCCCTCAACAAAATGACACTACAGGTACGCTATACAACAAACCCCTCAACAAAATGACTCTACAGTTACGCTATACACAAAACCCTGCAACAAAATGACTTAACAGGTATGCTATACACAAAACCCTGCAACAAAATGACTTAACAGGTATGCTATACAACAAACCCCTCAACAAAATGACTCTACAGGTACGCTATACACCAAACCCCTCAACAAAATGACTAAACAGGTATGCTATACACCAAACCCCTAAACAAAATGACACTACAGGTACGCTATACAACAAACCCCTCAACAAAATGACTCTACAGTTACGCTATACACAAAACCCCGCAACAAAATGACTTAACAAGTATGCTATACACCAAACCCCTCAACAAAATGAATCTACAGGTACGCTATACACCAAACCCCTAAACAAAATGACTCTACAGGTACGCTATACAACAAACCCCTCAACAAAATGATTCTATGGGTACTCTATACGACACACCCCTAAACAAAATGACTCTACAGTTACGCTATACAACCATTGCTATTATGAGACAGATAAAGATGAAAAAACCAATCAACCTGgattcttttattaaaaaaaaattgagccaATTCTTTGTAAAGCCCAGATTgagataattttctttaaataaaactttcttAATGTGTAATAATTACATCtttgtcaataaataaaaagaaagaagtgTAATAATTTGTATAATTGCAAAATTACAATGTaactaaaaatataaaattaagaataaattCATCTTAATTATCTGTAAATCTTGAGATTTTCATGTGTTTGAATATGAGAGACAAAAATGACTCGTTGGCGTAAAGGAATTTAACAAACATAAACATTTGTGTATCACATGAGTTACTTGTTTTTCAGGATGCATTCAAGTTGTTCAAACAGAACACGATATCTCACGTCCGCGAGCGTCAGAAGCGAGTTACACTGGCGGCAGAAGAGAGGAAACTGACCTCGGCTCTGCAGGCCGAGAGAGAACAGCTGTTCTCCgagaataaaaagaaagaagCTAACCCTGATGCTCACCCCTACAGTGGTAAGTCAAAATGGCAGGCTAAAATAATAATGGTTTCATAATGGTAGGCCAGTTCAATGCAGTAGTGAGTTAGAGTAAACACACTTATAACTATTCAGGCTTGCTGCAGATTCAGTTTAATTCCCctacatgtaagtaaaaaaactttttgtaaccaaaggactatatatgataagggcctaaaatggccccctaaaatgaacatcatcattttactatcattctttgttttcttagtacagatatgtatgtgatgtgtttacgtaatattcattttggttcaagtgcccacaatttagaaatatgacattgtaaagacaaccttttcccgccatttttgcatttttagcgtaaaacagcttgttttcaagcagtttttccttccgaaaacatagagcgcattcttgaacaaataaaatattttaatcagagatgtatctagccaagactaataagtgacaaaaaaattttccttgttcaagcatgcgctctatatttcccatttgtaaatagataagaaaaatgtcaatttttggctgattttgattgaattatagaaatggcgtcacttctgacgtcatatactggcagtgagtgcaaataaatcaaataaataaatgaaaaatatcttttatatcaactcttctaaaaaattagataacattttattgtacccgaaacacttaaaaaatggcgaattatgggggccaaatttaactcttatcatataaaGTTCTTTCACATTTATAACTAATTCAAATTGGTTGTTCCTAGTATTGCACTATATGTGTTTGTTAGAGAAgagtaaattaaaatgtttgtctCAGTCAGTGGAAAAGTTGTAAGTTAACGTGGTACTAGGCTAAGTCTGTTTGATGTATAAAGAGATAAAGGTACACTGTTCAATGAAATAGTGGAAAGTCAATGGTACACCGATCAATGAAATAGTGGAAAGTAAATGGTACACCGATCAGTGAAAAAGTGGAAAGTAAATGGTAGACCGATCAATGAAATATTGGTAAGTCAATGGTACACCGATCAGTGAAAAAGTGGAAAGTAAATGGTACACCGATCAATGAAATATTGGTAAGTCAATGGTACACCGATCAATGAAATAGTGGTAAGTAAATTGTACACCGATCAATGAAAAATGGTAAATAAGTGGTAGACAGATCAATGAAATAGTGGTAAGTAAATGGAGACCAATCAATGAATCAGAATAGATGACGGCTAGTGGGCTGTATGAATAATTTATGAATGTCAGTCCGGTTGTCTTACTAAGATAATTGGTTGAGTTAGTTGTCTTTTTGTGAGGGATAGATTGCATGTACCATAATAGCAGAATATATTTGTCCTAAACCTGACATATATCTCTacagttttatataaaattaatgtatattaaagttattaaactccggtaacaaatttttattcatttttccagAAAATCTCCATGTTCCAAAGAAAAGGTCCCTCACTAAACAAGAAATTAAAGAGCGCACAGCCAAGTAAGTGAAATTCTTCAGCTTATGCAAGTTAATAGGAAAAGCAGTTCATCTCCGAAATTGCCTAAAGACCCTTTAAGTTGATTTGATTAATGAGTTTATTTTAAAGTAGTTTTGTAAATtgattactgtagattccttattttatgcgtgtacttaattccgcgattcaacgatttaccatcaaatcgcgagaacataaaatcgcgaatgccgaaattttatcttactttcatgttgtttacatgtgtcccaaaattaaaagcgagattttaaaattcgcgagacggacttctcgcgattttacgcggatattaattcctcgcgtttaattaggaatttacagtattgggttaattttaaagtatttttgcaaCTAAACAttagtaaaattttattctttcttaGGTTTGTTATGGATTTAATGacagaaatgttttattttataggTCGTATAAGAAACTTGCAGAGGTTGTCCagaaaaagaaacaagaaaaGACACAGGAAGATTATGCGCTGAATCGTCTAAAGGCTAAAGTTTTTAACAGGGTAGGTACTGATGGTCTATGAAACATGAAGTATAACTAACTTACTGAATCGTCTGAAATCTTTAACATAGCAGCTAATATAACAGATTTAAGTACTACATAGTGCATTTGTACTCTCTGTTATCATAGTTGTTCATGCTTGATGACCTTATctatcaaatattcattttattttgaatgcaAACAATCTGTTTAAAGTATTTATAGCTAAAACAAGCAGTTATGagaaatgttaatatttaatgaattttatccATGTGTTCATACAGCTGTGTCACTTAAAACGAATTTTTCCATTAAAAAACCTTGATGTATTTTTCAGAGAATTCAGAGACATGTGTTGAAGAAAAGTGCAACTCTGGGGTAAAGAGATGCCTGACTCTGTGTGGCGGGTATAGGACAGCTGTCTGTGATAGTGATATCTCTAGATCTGTCCATGCTCCGTTAGACATTGTATAACATGCAGGGAGAGTCCGAGATGTCACAGTCGGAGCCACAGATATTCTGTGTAGCACACTTTGTTTAGCCTTTACTAGGATGTGAGCCAGTGTCTAGAGTCCAATTTCtcattgtcttttttttcttacacatCTAGAAGGTCTGTAGATGTAGAGAAACTGTATATGATATGATGAGGTTTGTGCCATGCCCAGTGGTGGAGGAGTTTAGTTATAAACCCTCAGGAGTTGTCTGCTCCTGAACATTTGTAGAATTCATAACATCAGCTAGTTATGAAGTGTATGGTATTAATGTCTTTTTGTGGATGTTATCGTCCATGGATTGGGAATATctaattatcatatttattaattatctaataaattatttttgtaattatgaTCTTGAATGTTATTACTGTAAATAAACCATGATTGGGATAACTTCAACGAAATGAGTAGCAGGTATTTTCTACATCTGAATAGCTTTCCCAAAAGCAAACAGTAGGATCTCCTGTTTTATAAATCTGAACAACATTTACAGCagctttttgttttgttagatTTATATACAACAATAGTTGATGGTCAAGAGAcatatttacataacaataaCAATCTCATTGTACACATGATACAAGAgacaattaaataaatgtatgatttgtcAGACGTATCCTAACAAGTCCATTATATCAGACCAGGTCCATGATCAAACATTGTCTGTCGTCCTGTTTAACCACAGTACCAGACCACCACTTGCAATTCCAAGACTGTGCAATTCGAAAGTAACAATATCTAGTTGTTTACGATGAAAGTAAGGGATGGGGGTACGCCCCTGCTTCCTGGCCCGCCCATTCTGGATTCCCTTGGCTTCCTCTCTGTAAAAACACACgtaatatttgatacatgtgTATTACAAAAAATCAGTATAATGcaacaatttgataaatatactaTAGTACAAATTGTTACTATATTCTGGGTACTCTTCTCTCTttgtattcattcattcattcacacTTAGCTGTGATATATTTCATGCAGTTTTAAATTACCGTCAAAAGAGAGATAACCTTGTTTT
It includes:
- the LOC128168487 gene encoding uncharacterized protein LOC128168487 isoform X5; translation: MASRQVWFSLPSDPWLEEEEEDCDTLNLLTQSAQGQLSLPQQTYRPREISRLGYHPSINPGPVPRLNLQEKPQSVHTFNLSARSSLSFHSDQSSQVSIDLESASLSQFSFDGSSSYHPSCDGQEELKDTVNPNRGSTYKISDNMDGNCRSSVDSGPMNRTGSTNDSHHVDSSQTSPVRGLSSDEGSGWKSETTETSEGNLSLSQYAIGGDQSEDDSPHHSAPEEFLTSAISEVSKDFISGNFSPSKYPGASGESDSLSDGDNPGHVSGAVYARYPESATGLSDCEWNPYATESDNNYTPRSNVSESATVPTAITTTASMADSETLRKGDKLDEIYAQQLSRNVPDRNRHSPSSPSATDSGHGSVKSSYREEELNFLQPSASYVLYSSENKSGQPKERLPAVEKDSITAEQLRSGQSKASETNSGTKQKLYSRPEPLGQTDECLYAKRTSSRDPAPVHESRKGSESRKNNTGEYLPVDERDRLLSNLHTENPTIKRLSDPGVKSEAATSSLKERLSDGGLSQSGGEDGLSQRVAKLLSSANELGSSLHQSLYNKEALGLDDRENFPKYKFSPVRSQYHGLSSPSPTLGNSGQEDLTRSAKSMTSDVSLRSSLGEEVAKLLARTEYANGVRPDEDVSAASEPSSKTFKPIPMETNSGAEMDSRKKEAKEHTRHGSEDSQKSEDSLDRKVKEILQRTSYVETKELPRREESAALDYSRLQRDLQEIQNSLPVHLNHESSMDASGDREALRDSLKISEKSFVSETESRSGGKKLLWDHGADLGYNDSGRFQGTLKSDTETVEGSPGTVDKSFESSGKSSQRSNDDTEKGGDTSDVVSDQLEVEIDEIRISNVATDVEEIIAKYQKKRGPSSMEPQFEEDTSGLASRVFNILTNEHPQKQATGILENVVKEERKLIDKMADLPRMDSSYHGYDLASADSSFAPKDTDIRKQLEWSQMSSLDYGHLDKTALSEMSFKTGLPFSALGNAKTFLSSQLQKMSEQTFNHSIELRTPNRNVLECYTLYGAERNRGGPQKEAWPPTENQGRQSEADRGRAVREDADPREMDPLSKEGHNRSKSEDDKPIVPDHDLMYDRNGSRPLTSTRGESGARPKNPDQRSLEGTPPVGIGRRLPYKPKTRDTSPRMGGTSPADSDLSSSSVSRRREGPKLRPYRPPGSREVYYTETDDSVADSVTTMESTHTVSIRRYLRGSRLSRSQGSDDAVGPYIPSQHLGSRQDGHRSSGIYGNRSNDVVEDALSTIEEKSVMDERERYGGINPSSQFMRDSGLEHSSRVPMATDRAPSIGSDHPSNRSGHFRASNPLSGQNSTAGAWTDRPRSTEDALYEDSRMSMTTRSDPGDQFATPRRVRDVSKLSGHAHASEDNSSDNIVRSKSRSETDLVSLSPEGKQVSSSPATKGRLMDLSNQPSPIPPNQSAYLSSSFQGALNEMQQRKQKQQDYWTESVEEKERGKEPLSRESYRRSDGTSVPYSSRNQEDEVRRGILDRRPATLNRGSEYGRKSPIDDVRRRGIEGEDRGHPQEERKPRGMDSNGEDYHRSGEREVEIQEIVRSRPQEEEMYDYTTKKQDKSDRSTPNQYDRLGDIMSQYQSRPLEPGRESLDYDSRPKSTDPGRNEFSVRSSYNPNRGNPDSRSGRLQNLDFPKTSTNSRFLADDNAQSDRRQDVDVQRFYSRNDYDTIGGQRSNDRRPLELGTNLSQAHRESGFYSGQSESDKEYRKTSPAALDVPEVSGCSALGPSISPVSQPSKLREDTPYRPLEPGRHLDEHPLETGSGIQYGSENVPYQQRSDLDFYRSSLPDSEASKRQQRVSPENVATEKKRSDLDMQGIIERERGRPLDRGQDYLDMFISSSIDRDTRGRDRSGERQSEGRRSRDRSGERQSEGRRSRDRSGDRQSEGRRSRERSAERSHRSRSPANRSSERELREYLVDGEVFTELPQVPDEEFEDMLRTERLKAKKELEMMRQLNRPKGGLLTEEEEKTLGAEFDTIPPSKKAQALRETLEKDRDPSIPPNINDLWRKFQEMNETHSDSSMNTSRIETLTSLLQNPTKHVVQRALDDRTYQKVKERRVVQGLTQMERENQAKERENQHREVEKIRMEKQKRRQTLSEEEVNGSYAEILAKQKKMVEAEKKQKNKENKMKGSKNVQIQEVKKLGDSADTLYSIPEDTSFESSRGVSPNVMSESQKKVKRSRQKNVIDPLMVKLRDKVERQKNKIDVEKRKEMKRMEKLQKLEMLLGAKKKGKLSDRAISAELENVSTTSVPQSDDSTTFLNSDSTLMEDSDDYNPHVLDSTSSKDSSIEIQRTRIRKPKDNREFQKSAMSVIPLDDSESQSDIIIVRRPKTKERKDRINEEAGHVSRSQKKHRDRELKKQEKRSSPVREKFHLETSPVRSRKLRDIGTMYPSPIIVSPPTLRRRPKEVAMKSEAVQTANRSLSPSYSQTMVIPVPLMSPESQRKTRSSEPSRRGKTAGQRGPSPKSSPNRSNLFPREYTPPRSKSPSSRLTNQKAKAESYGEGQQRNRSTSPPKNKMFVPESDSEYEKFVMKTPPKNKMFTPETPDDEYAARMRDSPKGLTWYIPMGKETKPWKKPLRERQAHAVRSEPWQPSGINDNQWRNIVARENLDKSRDTKFDLNPDGKLIENKENAMEESDEDNPDTKPLNKMTLQDAFKLFKQNTISHVRERQKRVTLAAEERKLTSALQAEREQLFSENKKKEANPDAHPYSENLHVPKKRSLTKQEIKERTAKSYKKLAEVVQKKKQEKTQEDYALNRLKAKVFNRRIQRHVLKKSATLG